GGCATCCAGATCTGGGCCCGTCTGATGGTTTGCGGATCGCGGGCCGAGAAGACAGCGGCAGCGGTTTGTGGCGCAATGCAAAAGCCGAAAGCCTGCGTCACGATCGTGCTCATGATCATCACACAGGTCGAAAAAGGATGTGGACTGGCACCACGCAGCGCCACGTTGAGAGGGCGCGTCGCCTGATGGGGCCAGGCCAAGAGGGCTGCAAACGCCACGCAGACGATGGAGAGCAGGATCAGGCCATCCTTCAATGCCGCACTCAGCGCCGCACCACGCAATCCGGCACCCGCCACAAAAAGGAACGCCAGCAATGCTGCGAACGCACTGAGCATGATAGGGGAAACCGGTAGGGCAAGGGTCGAGAATACCGCATCCAGGCCTATGAACTGCATGGTCCCCAGCGGGAGCATCAGAATAACGAGCACAAGGCCCGTCACACGCCCGACAAGCGTACTCCGGAAATACCCCCCCAGCATGTCTGGCAGGGTTATGGCGCCCAGGCGGTTTCCCACCCGCCATAACCGGGGATACAGCACCATCCCGACCGGGAAGGCGAGCAGGATATACCCGACAAACCACAATGCCACGTCGATGGAACCGCTCGCGGCGATACCTCCGGGAAAGCCCAAAACCGAACCGATCGAATAGGTCTCGCCCACTGAAAGCAGAAAGAAGAGCGCAACGCCGAACTGCCCTCGTGCGGCAAAAAAGGCGCGAGGGTCACGGGTGACGCCGCTTCTGAGCGGCGCGCAGGCCAAACCCAGGGCGAGCAGGAGGACGAGAACGAAACCCGCCACTCTCAACGTTCTGCCCCTCCGACAGGTGCAGCATCATCGTTAAGGGGCCCCATGGGCCGGAGTGCAAGGGCAAGGCAGAGTGTCGTGAACGGCAGACAGGCAAACAGCCACCACAGGCTCACTGGCACACCAAGCAGCCGCCATGAGGCCCCATAAAGAAAAGGCATGGGCAGCAGAACCGCGCAGAACGGGGCTCCCACCAGCAGGAGACGTTGCCCGTGAAGGGAAAAGCGGGGCGACATGGCACACTCGGGTTCAGGAGACCGGAACGCCCGACATAACGGCAAGTGCCATCATGGGGCCAGCCCTGAATATCACGCCTGAATTGCCACTCAGACAAACGAAGCAGACAGGGCGTCTGCCTCGCTGGCAAAGCACCTCCCCTTCATCTACTCCTGCAAGGCAGCAGCGCGGTAGGGTGGTGGCTCAGAGCTCCGCCCACTGACGCAGCAGGTTGTGATAGGTCGAGGTCAGCCCGAGCACACCCGGATGATCATCGGGGAGAGCCTTGCGGGTCTCGATGATCGAACGGTCGAAGTCGTACAGAAGGGCACGCTTCGTATCGTCGCGCACCATGGACTGGCTCCAGAAAAACGAGGCCCAGCGTGAGCCGCGTGTCACCTCGCTCACGCGATGCAGGCTGGTAGACGGATACAGCACCATGTCACCAGCGGGCAGTTTGACACGCTGCTCACCATAAGTGTCCTGAATCACCAGTTCACCCCCGTCATATTCATCCGGCCCGGTGATGAAGAGCGTTGAGGACACATCGGTCCGGATTCTGAAGCCGCTCTCGGGAATGGGGCGTATGGCGTTATCGACATGGGCGCCGAATTTCATGCCCACATCGTAGCGGTTGAAGAGCGGCGGGAAGACGCGCAGCGGCAGGGCGGCACTATTGAACACGGGGTTTCGTCCCAGCGCCCGCAACACGATCTCGCCCAGTTCGCGCGAGGTCTCGCAATCCTGAGGCACCTGAAGGTTGTGCTTGGCTTTTGCCGATTGCTGCCCGGCGGTCACCTTGCCG
The sequence above is drawn from the Asaia bogorensis NBRC 16594 genome and encodes:
- a CDS encoding Fe2+-dependent dioxygenase; its protein translation is MLVHIPNVLTPEELRHCRQTLEQASWLDGKVTAGQQSAKAKHNLQVPQDCETSRELGEIVLRALGRNPVFNSAALPLRVFPPLFNRYDVGMKFGAHVDNAIRPIPESGFRIRTDVSSTLFITGPDEYDGGELVIQDTYGEQRVKLPAGDMVLYPSTSLHRVSEVTRGSRWASFFWSQSMVRDDTKRALLYDFDRSIIETRKALPDDHPGVLGLTSTYHNLLRQWAEL
- a CDS encoding SLC5/6 family protein → MAGFVLVLLLALGLACAPLRSGVTRDPRAFFAARGQFGVALFFLLSVGETYSIGSVLGFPGGIAASGSIDVALWFVGYILLAFPVGMVLYPRLWRVGNRLGAITLPDMLGGYFRSTLVGRVTGLVLVILMLPLGTMQFIGLDAVFSTLALPVSPIMLSAFAALLAFLFVAGAGLRGAALSAALKDGLILLSIVCVAFAALLAWPHQATRPLNVALRGASPHPFSTCVMIMSTIVTQAFGFCIAPQTAAAVFSARDPQTIRRAQIWMPLYMVLFPLLVVIACFGLTHPVIMGRPDSVFLSVASHLLPGWGVGIVSGAVALTALVWLGAVCLSLAAIVTGSFTPHLSAPAQKRTGLAIIALYLGLSVLTAALHTALIVTLNRLFYVGLVQLLPAVLLCVTGYRVSPGRLLAALFLGLVSGGVVFALDWGPFGLSPALPGLLVNGAILFQAGLPRRDSVCHGEMGRKAKGA